CAGGCAGTCCCACACCAAGTAGCGGAAGATAGTCCACAATGTGCAATCATCACAGTCTGCACCGTCCAGGTGACCCTGATCAGGCAGATAATCCcaggtgtgtttgtgactgtggCTCCCACCTCGGAGGAGAGCATCAGCTTCCTGCAGGAGCTTCAGAGACAAACAGCCTCGCTCAGAGAGCTGCACGCCTGGACAACATAAAGCACAGTGAGGAAATAAATGCAGACAAGAAACCAAGATTTCTACTAAGGacctttcatttaaaaattgtgtTGATTCCATTTTTTTGTTGCTTGATTTTACACGTTAAAAGCAAGCCAGGATTTGGGTTAAATCATCATAATAAAGGTTTGGGTTTAACTCCTCTTCACACATGTTTGCTGGATATATGCTCACTACATAGAGTAcaacatatacagtaggtgttaTTAGTAAACGATAAAGAATTTTGAAATGAAGCTTTTCGTGGATAACAGCACTACACAGCATTTTAATACGTTATGTTGAAATGAAAAGCATTTGATTTTTGCACTTTCACCATGCAAGCATTATGAGAACGTAACCTCTATGTCGTCGACTTACTTCCAAACTCGAGTTCTGCGACTCTACCGAGGAGCCGCTCTGCGTCCTGGGTCTTTTCCATGAACAGAGCCACCAGAGCCTCCAGCTGGGCCGAATCCTCTAAGCTCACCCCCTCTAGAAGACACTCTTTGACCATACGACGTGGCAGACCCACTGCGACCCCGAGCTTACACACGTTCAGCCTGGCCTCGTCTCCCACAGCCACACCTAGCTGAGCTCTCACCTGCTGCAGCACttctggaaaaaacaaaaaaacaaaacacacattcattaacATCGTAACCTGGGATGTCACGATGCATCAGCAACATGTGGGAATATTCGCTCACCTGAGTAAGGCAGGTGTCCTGCTGCAGTATCCCGTGTTTCCTCTACTGCCACACCGATGCTGTTGACCTCTTTGCTGTTCAGCGACAAATCCTTTAACAAACTActgactaaaaaaataaaaacatggcaCTCGTTAAACTGTTATAGGAGCGTTCATAAACGTATAGCATTTCAGTTTTCTAATACAGAAGATCAAACTTGTTAGGTGCTGGTCTGAATGGcattatgaaatatttttttaaatgtgttatgATAAAATGAAATGAGGGAAATTATTGCGCACCACCTGAGACATGCTGGACACAGTAGCCAATCAGGATTCAGTATGAACAGGTAACACTGTCTTACGAACAAAAAGGGGTGGTGTTCTAATTAGAATTTCTGGATTAAGGTGAATTAATTTGTTCTGAATGGGAGGACTGACTAACAACCTGCATACGACTCCTTACTGTTTATGTCCTCACTGAGCTGAGGGTCTTCGCTGTACAGCGCCGTGTAAAAGCTCTTGCAGGCCATCTCTCCTTTAGTAAGGCAGATGGTCAACAGAATGTGGCTCTGCTCAGTAGGGGTTGGTGCTGCCTGGACCCGCTCCAGATCGAACTGTGTGAGGACGCTGTTGGAGAACAGAGCCAGAGACACGGGCAGCACAGAGAAGCCCAGGCGGCTACATAGGCATGCGAACTGAGCCTGCAGCTTCCGCTCTGAAAGACAGCACAAAAGATTATTtgattgtcattttatttatacattcacGTATTTATACATTGTAGGCTCAGGATTTATCATCCGTAGAGCTAGCCTGCTGTGTGTCAGGCTAGGAACCCAGAATCGAACCCTGAGGGATTCCCATTAATATGATAGCAGGCCTTTGgatgaatattaaaatagacAAACCTGTGGGTCCACGCTGGATctctgaagatgaagaaaataaaatgcttttagtgcattttttttatatgaaatgaaGTACAGACAACATTCTATAGATTTGCTACCTGTTTCAGCAGCCAGCCAGCTGCGCAGTCGCGGATAATGCTGCTTACATTCCCGCAGACACTCTAAGAAGCATAAGGCTCCGTTCTCGTCCATCTGACCCTGAACAATCTCCAGCAGCTTGCGAGCACTCTTCTGGGGTGTCTTTTCCGCCTTCACTTCAAGGTAGTTATCCAGAGAGAGCAGACCTGCAGCCAGGACACAGTCTAACAGCGGTGCCAAGTTATACAGAGATGCCACCAAGAGCTGCTGTGATCCCAACAGCAGAGCCTTCACCGACTGCCTGTGTCCTGGACCTGAGATCAAACATAGAGTAAAAGTTACACACTGCATTCAAGAGACTGAACACTTACCAAATATTAATCTATCAGAAAACCTAAAAGTTTGTATACATTTTCTCAGGTTTGGTTTAGTGTACGCACTTAAATCAGGGCCCGAATGAGGGTGGGACGCCATCGTCAGACCTCAAGGTCATCTACACGGCTCAGCGTCTTAAAGGCCAAATAGCTGGAAATAACGGTGGAAACGATTAGCACATGTATTCCGTTCAATTTCCATCGCAAACTTTGATGCAGCAGTGAATCCAGAACTTGCAAACAGCTAGTTGAATAaatcaatggaaaaaaaaaaaaggaatacactttttattttacagtgtaaaaaaGTCCACATAAACAAAGGGAGtaaaagcaaaggaaaaaaCTTTCAGTCTCGTGTTTTGGAAAGATCTTTCAGAAAGAATCCAAATGGGAAATATGTGTAGTCATATGAAACATTGGATTTAAAATTTGGAACTtctatcattttctttattacagttttGGAGCTGGTGTTATATGTGTGCAGATTACTGTTTGTGTGGCTTTTTATTCATGCTCCATGTCTgtctccatgtctgtctgtccattccTCCAGGTTTCCTCTAACCACTTAGAAACATGGTGCTTTATGTGACTTGGTTATgctgaggctgtgtgtgtgtgtgtgtgtgtgtgtgtgtgtgtgtgtgtgtgtgtgtgtgtgtgtatatatatatatatacacacgtgcaTGTATGACGtcacatccagggtgtattcccacctcacgTGCACTATTAATTAGGtattaatgaatgactgaatattTAACCATTATTTCACCACATCGGTAAATGAATGGAAAGAAACATCTGTAAGTCTGTACCACAATAAAGGTATAGAATAGACGTCTAAACTAAAAATCTCAAGAGGATGAAAATATTTTCTCCTCACTGTAAGTCATATAACGACGCTATGTCGCTGCACGTgcacattaatatttaatactaacTAGTTAACATATATGCAAATGTATGAGCACGCGCCCCAATGC
This genomic stretch from Tachysurus fulvidraco isolate hzauxx_2018 chromosome 25, HZAU_PFXX_2.0, whole genome shotgun sequence harbors:
- the LOC113661227 gene encoding uncharacterized protein LOC113661227 isoform X2 gives rise to the protein MASHPHSGPDLSPGHRQSVKALLLGSQQLLVASLYNLAPLLDCVLAAGLLSLDNYLEVKAEKTPQKSARKLLEIVQGQMDENGALCFLECLRECKQHYPRLRSWLAAETEIQRGPTERKLQAQFACLCSRLGFSVLPVSLALFSNSVLTQFDLERVQAAPTPTEQSHILLTICLTKGEMACKSFYTALYSEDPQLSEDINISSLLKDLSLNSKEVNSIGVAVEETRDTAAGHLPYSEVLQQVRAQLGVAVGDEARLNVCKLGVAVGLPRRMVKECLLEGVSLEDSAQLEALVALFMEKTQDAERLLGRVAELEFGSVQLSERGCLSLKLLQEADALLRGGSHSHKHTWDYLPDQGHLDGADCDDCTLWTIFRYLVWDCLVEAVEEPKLKASGGLATMLQQLHGCTRVDMELLQELEQCWSEGGAENLLQSIRVLAQILRDLHSLHAGINLSSPVEGLYSCWSRLHRVTSFQGVSARAIRKVLNSVVAASTQQDSSPRARHYREVCVYVARLLDTMQAERSIRDFANSSITQITQHIRLVLSGPAFNSQTFDAGIWNRLMCLTEFNPAQLGLGLLMQLHQETLSDLKHYLQPGECHSFHFVLESVRMFGSPRLISVNSTRGPVTIDDGVEVDFYFKISKAASFMVRLHCRGYEKSKGHFEVHKPSCVHISQLREEGTRAINCLGGEVLAQENDEMWIRESGSGWWEELQCIALRCSVQLKDQGCCFMITSSESECIVKFIYRRGRLWAIAQRGCEVI
- the LOC113661227 gene encoding uncharacterized protein LOC113661227 isoform X1, with the translated sequence MASHPHSGPDLSPGHRQSVKALLLGSQQLLVASLYNLAPLLDCVLAAGLLSLDNYLEVKAEKTPQKSARKLLEIVQGQMDENGALCFLECLRECKQHYPRLRSWLAAETEIQRGPTERKLQAQFACLCSRLGFSVLPVSLALFSNSVLTQFDLERVQAAPTPTEQSHILLTICLTKGEMACKSFYTALYSEDPQLSEDINSKESYAVSSLLKDLSLNSKEVNSIGVAVEETRDTAAGHLPYSEVLQQVRAQLGVAVGDEARLNVCKLGVAVGLPRRMVKECLLEGVSLEDSAQLEALVALFMEKTQDAERLLGRVAELEFGSVQLSERGCLSLKLLQEADALLRGGSHSHKHTWDYLPDQGHLDGADCDDCTLWTIFRYLVWDCLVEAVEEPKLKASGGLATMLQQLHGCTRVDMELLQELEQCWSEGGAENLLQSIRVLAQILRDLHSLHAGINLSSPVEGLYSCWSRLHRVTSFQGVSARAIRKVLNSVVAASTQQDSSPRARHYREVCVYVARLLDTMQAERSIRDFANSSITQITQHIRLVLSGPAFNSQTFDAGIWNRLMCLTEFNPAQLGLGLLMQLHQETLSDLKHYLQPGECHSFHFVLESVRMFGSPRLISVNSTRGPVTIDDGVEVDFYFKISKAASFMVRLHCRGYEKSKGHFEVHKPSCVHISQLREEGTRAINCLGGEVLAQENDEMWIRESGSGWWEELQCIALRCSVQLKDQGCCFMITSSESECIVKFIYRRGRLWAIAQRGCEVI